In Caloranaerobacter ferrireducens, the sequence GCTTGATTGCCATAACATTTATTCCATATCTTGTTGGTAATTTTAACTCTCTTAAAGTCTTTCCTGCCCATTCTTCCATAGTAGCAATTTCTACTATACTGTAATCTGGAGCTAACTCTATATAGTCAAGTATATTAGATGAAACTAGATTATGAGCAACTCTCACACCCATATCTCTTTCTGGGAAAATAACTCTATCAGCACCTATTTTATAAAGTACTTTACCATGTAATTCCCCTTGAGCTTTTGCAATTACTGTCTTGATGCCTAGTTCTTTCGCAATAAGCGTTGCCATAATTGATGCTTGTATATCTGAACCAATACTTACAATTGCCACATCAAAGTTTCTTAATCCCAATGTTCTTAGTGCATTCTCATCTATTGCATCAGCTTGAACTGCATGAGTTACAGAATCAGATATTTCTTGAATTCTCTCTTCATTTTTATCGATTGCAAGCACATCATATCCTAGACTGTAAAGAGTTTTAGCCACACTTGCTCCAAATCTACCACAGCCTATAACAACAAACTGTCTCATATTTTTCACCTTCCTAACCTACCAAAATCCTCTCTTCTGGATATCTATAAGTTCCCTTATATTCTCTTTGTTTCTTTGCAAATGCAAACGCCATCGTAAGTGGTCCTACTCTACCTGCAAACATTGTAAGAGTAATAATTAATCTGCCTAATACAGATAAATTCGGTGTAAGTCCTCTGCTTAAACCTACTGTTCCAAAAGCAGATGTCGTTTCAAAGAATATATCTAAAAATGATGCTTCTTTCTCTGTTAATGATAATATCATAGTTACAAAAATAATTAAAGCTAAACCGATACCTACAACAGCCAATGCTCTATAAACTAAATCATGTGGTATTCTCTTTCTATAGACCTCAACATCATTAGTACCTCTTATTACAGAAATTATAGCCAATACTATAGCACCAACTGTAGTTGTCTTAATTCCTCCAGCAGTAGAACCTGGAGACCCTCCT encodes:
- a CDS encoding potassium channel family protein, with translation MRQFVVIGCGRFGASVAKTLYSLGYDVLAIDKNEERIQEISDSVTHAVQADAIDENALRTLGLRNFDVAIVSIGSDIQASIMATLIAKELGIKTVIAKAQGELHGKVLYKIGADRVIFPERDMGVRVAHNLVSSNILDYIELAPDYSIVEIATMEEWAGKTLRELKLPTRYGINVMAIKRGKEINISPYADDVINADDVLIVIGNNEDLRKLEKKS